The genomic stretch CACCACCTCACGAATTGCGCCTGCGGCAGCCAACGCGGCACCGGCCTCCATGGGCTCTACGATGGTTCTGGACGAATGCTCATCCGGCCACGGGACTTCACCCTTCCAAGCGGATGCAGGCGCGGCGCACCCTTGAAGCACCGCGACCAACCCTGTCACCGTCAGCGCCTTGCTCATTTTCCCGACCCTAATCACGGAGTAACTGCAAACCCCCGCTACGACATTGGGGGGCCACGTTCCGAAACGGAGGACGAGGAGGAGTGGGAGCACAGATGCCCAGTGTGACCCAGCTGCCCCTGGCTTCGCTCCACTGCTGAACCTCGCCCGTGGGGAAGTAGCGCAGGAAGAGCCGAGTCCCATCCTGGCGCTCCGCCACCAATGCGGAGGCCATCTCGATGACGGAGCCCATGAAGGCTGCTGGAGCAGGGTTTCCAGGTATCAAGCGCACTTCCGCCATAGACACGAAGGGCTTGAACGCGTCCGTAGGCCACACGCTCAAGTCCTGCGACGAAGGTGCCGCAGCACACGGATGGTTGTGGACGAAACCCACGACCCACACCTGCGAAGATGGATAGTCCTCATCCTTCACCGCGAAGAACGGGCGACAGGAAGCATGACTCCCCCGAACGGGCTCTGCCACCCGCCAGGACAAGGAGTCTCGACCGCCCGCCACGTACACCGTCGAGCAATACTCCGTGGAGAGCCCTACGACGGGACGCAGTGTTCCCGGATCGCACGCCGTCGCCCCAGGGAGCTTCAGCAGCGCCTGCGCCACATCCCGAAGAAGGCTTATCGGGATGGAAGCATCCCCTGTGGGCATCTCGACGGCGGGGACTTCTGACCACGGGCCTCTCGCAACCTCTGCGCCGGAGGCGGTCATTGAGGGTGGAGTGAAACCTGCGCATCCCGCCACGAGGAGGAAAGCAAAGCGCCAAGCCTGATGGAGCCAGAGAAAGCCATCGGCACGAGTTATAGACGCCGCCACGCACACACAGTAAACATTCGTCAGACGCGCAGCGAGAACGACACGCGGTTCGACCTTCGTCATTTCCGCGTCGTCACCTGACAAGACAGGAGAGTGGCGGGCCAGTTCCCGCGGAGGACACCAGGCCTCGCCCTCCGCGAACAAAGCCCGACACCAAACGCGTCAGCCCACCGTGACCTTGCGCACGCCCCGCGCCTCCAGCAGCGCGGGAAGCCGCTCACGCTGGTCGCCCTGGAGCACCAACGTGTCGTCCTCCACCACGCCGCCACAGCCGAGCGAATTCTTCAGCGCCTTGAGCCACACCTCCCGCTGAGCCGCGGGCAGCTCCAGGTGCTCCACCACCGTGACTTCCTTGCCGCCACGGCCCTTGCGCTCCATCCGCACCACCGCGCGCGCGGGGCCCTTGGGTTCGGCCTTCACAGGTGGCAGAGCCGCGGGCGCGGCGGGCGCCTGGGGCAAGGCCTCCCGCTGCGCCACGAGCGCGGCGAACGGATTGTTGAATGGAGCCGCCGGTGCCGCCGGCGGCTCACCCTTCTTGTCGCGCTTGCCCATGGTGCGGGTGCCGCGTCCTCAGTGGTTGTGACCCGCGTGGTCGTCGTGGCCACCAGCCGGGCGCGGGCGCGGCGGAGGCAGCACGTCGAAGCCAGGGGCGCTCGGGTTGCCGTCCGCCATCACCAGCGCGTAGATGAATGGCGCGGAGGGCATCACCTGGCGGCCGTTCACCAGCACCAGCGGCGTGCCCTGGATATGGTGGAGCATGGCGTAGCGGGAGTCCTCCTGGATTTTCGTCGCCGTGGCCGGGCTGTTCATGCACACCTCCAGTTGCGAGCGCGGCACCGAGCCGGACGACGCGATCTCCACCGC from Myxococcus xanthus encodes the following:
- a CDS encoding translation initiation factor, yielding MGKRDKKGEPPAAPAAPFNNPFAALVAQREALPQAPAAPAALPPVKAEPKGPARAVVRMERKGRGGKEVTVVEHLELPAAQREVWLKALKNSLGCGGVVEDDTLVLQGDQRERLPALLEARGVRKVTVG